The following proteins come from a genomic window of Deinococcus malanensis:
- a CDS encoding helicase-related protein, which translates to MAFDIGSMVHTRGRDWVVLPDSTPEFLLLKPLGGSDAEVTGVFAGEGGEEVRSAAFAPPSPTAFGTASSAKLLLQAARLAVRSGAGPFRSLGRLGVEPRPYQLVPLLMALRQSPVRLLIADDVGVGKTVEAGLIARELLDRGEISRLAVLCPPHLADQWVEELRTKFGLDAVAVLPGTARRLERDCNPGQSVFARYRFVVVSLDLVKTDRWRQDFLLNAPEFVIVDEAHASAEGEGLGAKRHQRYRLLEDLARDKERHLLLVTATPHSGKEDAFRSLLKLLNPDFARLPLDLSGAENARARETLARHLVQRGRKDIHDYLHADTPFPRRHDAELKYTLHSEYAALFEDVLAYARESVQVPGETHNRTRIRWWAALGLLRALASSPQAAAATLRERALNVDEEDLGVIEGLGRDQVLDADADEREVLDVVPGAQVDAPDSEATRRLQRLAERAEALAGEKDRKLTLLTAQVKELVKQGFAPIVFCRFIATAEAVAAHLREALNGVDVIAVTGRLTPQERVDAVSTLSEAEKRILVATDCLSEGINLQQAFSAVIHYDLPWNPTRLDQREGRVDRYGQVAPEVRVLTLYGEDNRIDTLILEVLVRKHRLIRATLGTSVPAPDEAESLLDILLARVLNTQTRETIQPSLFAEVEAFDVKWRDAAEGEKKSRSRFAQNSIRPEEVAGELQAVRAALGDTGVAKEFVLDALQSSGVIVTPRLDGTYQANPAQVDVRPEFRDFLAQARIFRFDAQAERHVTALARNHPLVEQLASTVLGQALDDPQAAMAKRVGVIRTSGVTTLTTLLLLRHRFHLTGRKGNRTWQTLAEELDTVAYRGRLEGQDWLSLDEVQALLGLTPEGNLDPVQKEDRLRRALGELDSLGESLLGRARQRAAALLEAHERVRGAARGTGATYSVEPPGPPDLLGVYVFIPMPRAGGQA; encoded by the coding sequence ATGGCGTTTGACATTGGTTCAATGGTCCACACACGCGGGCGCGACTGGGTGGTGCTGCCCGACAGCACACCAGAATTCCTGCTGCTGAAACCTCTGGGCGGCAGTGATGCCGAAGTAACCGGCGTCTTCGCCGGAGAGGGTGGAGAAGAGGTGCGCTCTGCAGCCTTTGCCCCACCCTCCCCCACTGCTTTCGGAACAGCCAGCAGCGCCAAACTCCTGCTGCAGGCCGCACGGCTCGCGGTCCGCAGCGGCGCCGGGCCCTTCCGTTCTCTTGGGCGTCTCGGGGTGGAACCGCGCCCCTACCAACTCGTGCCACTGCTGATGGCACTACGCCAGAGCCCGGTCCGGCTCCTGATTGCCGATGATGTCGGAGTCGGCAAGACGGTCGAGGCGGGCCTGATTGCCCGTGAACTGCTTGACCGCGGTGAAATCAGCCGCCTAGCCGTACTGTGTCCGCCGCACTTGGCGGACCAGTGGGTCGAAGAGCTGCGCACGAAGTTCGGTCTGGACGCAGTGGCGGTCCTGCCCGGTACCGCGCGCCGCCTTGAGCGCGACTGCAACCCCGGACAGAGCGTCTTCGCGCGCTACCGCTTCGTGGTGGTCAGCCTTGACCTCGTGAAAACCGACCGCTGGCGGCAGGATTTCCTGCTCAACGCACCTGAGTTCGTGATTGTCGATGAAGCTCACGCTAGCGCTGAAGGGGAAGGATTGGGGGCCAAACGGCACCAGCGCTACCGGCTGCTCGAAGACCTCGCCCGTGACAAGGAGCGGCACCTGCTGCTGGTCACTGCCACGCCGCACAGCGGTAAGGAAGATGCCTTCCGCAGCCTGCTCAAGCTCCTGAACCCGGACTTTGCCCGCCTGCCACTGGACCTCAGCGGCGCGGAGAACGCCCGTGCCCGTGAAACCCTGGCCCGTCACCTCGTGCAGCGCGGTCGCAAGGACATTCACGATTACCTGCACGCCGACACCCCCTTCCCGCGGCGGCACGATGCAGAACTCAAGTACACACTTCACTCCGAGTACGCGGCGCTGTTCGAGGATGTGCTCGCCTACGCTCGTGAGAGCGTCCAGGTGCCTGGCGAGACGCATAACCGGACCCGTATCCGCTGGTGGGCCGCGCTGGGCCTCCTGCGCGCGCTGGCGAGTAGTCCCCAGGCCGCCGCCGCTACCTTGCGGGAGCGCGCCCTGAATGTCGACGAAGAGGACCTGGGAGTGATCGAGGGGCTGGGCCGTGACCAAGTGCTGGATGCGGATGCCGACGAGCGGGAAGTGCTGGACGTGGTGCCCGGCGCACAGGTGGACGCCCCGGACAGTGAGGCCACGCGGCGCCTTCAGCGCCTTGCAGAGCGTGCCGAGGCGCTCGCCGGGGAGAAGGACCGCAAGCTGACCCTGCTTACCGCCCAGGTGAAGGAGCTCGTGAAGCAGGGCTTCGCGCCTATCGTGTTCTGCCGCTTCATTGCCACCGCCGAGGCCGTCGCCGCGCACCTGCGTGAGGCCCTGAATGGCGTTGACGTCATAGCCGTCACAGGACGCCTGACGCCACAGGAACGCGTGGACGCGGTGAGCACCCTCTCGGAAGCCGAGAAGCGGATTTTGGTCGCCACGGATTGCCTCTCGGAAGGCATCAACCTGCAACAGGCCTTCAGCGCCGTCATCCACTACGATCTGCCGTGGAACCCCACCCGTCTGGACCAGCGTGAGGGCCGCGTGGACCGTTACGGGCAGGTGGCCCCGGAGGTGCGGGTGCTCACCCTGTACGGGGAAGACAACCGCATCGACACGCTGATTCTGGAAGTACTTGTGCGCAAGCACCGCCTCATCCGCGCCACGCTCGGTACCAGCGTCCCCGCTCCAGACGAAGCCGAGAGCTTGCTCGACATCCTGCTGGCGCGTGTGCTCAACACGCAGACCCGTGAGACAATCCAGCCCTCGCTGTTCGCAGAGGTGGAGGCATTCGACGTGAAGTGGCGCGACGCGGCGGAAGGCGAGAAGAAATCCCGCAGCCGTTTTGCACAGAACAGCATTCGCCCGGAAGAGGTTGCTGGGGAGCTCCAAGCGGTGCGGGCTGCGCTGGGAGACACGGGCGTCGCTAAGGAGTTCGTGCTGGATGCCCTGCAAAGTTCCGGAGTGATCGTCACACCGCGTCTGGACGGCACATATCAGGCCAACCCTGCTCAGGTAGACGTCCGCCCAGAGTTCCGGGATTTCCTAGCGCAGGCGCGTATCTTCCGCTTCGATGCACAGGCCGAACGGCATGTGACTGCTCTGGCCCGCAACCATCCACTGGTAGAGCAGCTGGCCAGCACCGTCCTGGGCCAGGCACTAGACGACCCACAGGCAGCCATGGCCAAGCGGGTGGGCGTGATCCGCACGAGTGGCGTGACAACCCTGACTACGTTGCTGCTGCTGCGCCACCGCTTCCATCTCACGGGCCGCAAGGGCAACCGCACTTGGCAGACCCTGGCAGAAGAACTAGACACAGTGGCCTACCGCGGCCGCCTGGAAGGCCAGGACTGGCTCAGTCTGGACGAGGTGCAGGCGCTGCTGGGACTGACCCCCGAAGGCAACCTGGACCCCGTGCAAAAGGAGGACCGCCTACGGCGCGCCCTCGGGGAACTGGACAGCTTGGGCGAAAGCCTGCTCGGTCGCGCCCGGCAGCGCGCCGCCGCCCTGCTGGAAGCGCATGAACGGGTGCGTGGTGCCGCGCGCGGCACCGGCGCGACGTACAGCGTGGAACCGCCCGGCCCGCCAGACCTGCTAGGTGTATACGTGTTCATCCCAATGCCCCGTGCGGGAGGACAGGCATGA
- a CDS encoding DEAD/DEAH box helicase: MNVFEFRQDVIAEYQSYVSSFVHIRDRDIREYVDRHLNDGAFWPDPLVQLNPNFLPGGSVAALVHEGLLDERCAAVFAAERGAQRAPLNLHRHQREAVELAAQGKSFVVTTGTGSGKSLTYMIPIVDRVLRQGSGRGIQAIVVYPMNALANSQREELLKFLGQDGPVTFARYTGQESREEKDAIIANPPDILLTNYMMLELILTRQDEVALLDSARDLGFLVFDELHTYRGRQGADVALLIRRLRERLGAEDAVCVGTSATMSSSPSYEERQGAVALVASKIFGVPIGPAQVIGETLEQVSHGLGDADALTRAVGAAVPGDFEAFVSDPLVTWLEEQIGLAVGSSGRLERRVPQAVAGDEGLAARLAALTGMAPAACQDAIQRRLMQGFRLRHPETGRPIFAFRLHQFISKASTVYAPLSEPPARLEHLTLRGQVYAPGTDRQLRLYPLEFCRNCGQEYYSVRRVMTRASGETFVARGGAVREESTPEDGYLFIGSPPWPQDEEDALSRLPEGWLEEKNGTWRVKTSRKKDLPQRVRVNGDGEILRDGGGLAAAFVPANFRFCLCCNVSYIGRTGTLTKLATLSSEGRSTATTLLSMAAVQGLRKSDLAPTARKVLSFTDNRQDASLQAGHFNDFVFVSSLRAGLARALQAGPLEQDTLARRVFEAMNLELASFAADPTVKYGQRDRTLKVAQDLIGYAIYTDLAEGKRLTLPNLEGVDLVRFEYPYLDEVCGDQELWERAHPALSVVRHGVVEARRRAARALLDWMRRNLAIKVPYLDRDYLSASLLNMGLIREDSALYIPPDEAQRLDTAPVVSLGTGKKGRREFEVLHLSALGSVGKYLMRPETLQWSQHVTRVDAEAILADLLVALSEFIEQVGENAYQLKGTALRWLPGEGAQAYVDELRVVRPVGSDPPRVNRFFLNLYRQPPEHFADLRGAEHTAQIRAEEREKREELFRAGLLPALFCSPTMELGVDISDLNVVHLRNVPPTPANYAQRSGRAGRSGQPALVMTYATTGNNHDQYFFRRPQLMVGGNVTTPRLELGNEALVRSHVHAIWLAETNTKLPGSLAEILNVAGEAPSLRVIGDLWGAFCDERVQVRALARARTLMESLGGDVLDTTWYSPEWLAYTVGHAAREFDRACDRWRDLYRSALSQLNLNNAVLADASKRHLQEQARRLHSEANTQLGLLRNPEGQQSDFYTYRYLASEGFLPGYNFARLPLSAFIPGRRIGKNTQDSYLSRPRFLALSEFGPNAIVYHNGTKYEAHKVIVPARGETSELPVVSAQRCEACGYLHQGSQGEARDVCESCEARLAPAHPNLFRMTSVATRRRERIGSDEEERQRVGFEVKSGLRFASRGGVAARLPAEARSRDETPVLRLTYGDGATLWRINYGWRNRSNPHELGFLFDPETSQWLSATTLQQKQTAAAGREITVQRVIPYVEDTRNVLLVEPQVPGDAATLITLTSALKNAIQLTYQLEDSELAAEVLPDAKDPRQILFYEASEGGAGVLQDLVLREGALGQVARRALEQLHFDPDTGKDLHRAPHAREDCVAACYDCLMTYSNQTWHEQLDRFQVRDALLALTTSRVKLPQEAQGGHLDTLRAACGSSLEREWLDFLVESGLRLPSHAQQLVPDHFARPDFTYAEQTAVVFIDGPVHAQAHVRERDARIRDDLDLAGYTVVTFTHDTATWPELARRYAFIFGEG, translated from the coding sequence ATGAACGTCTTCGAGTTCCGGCAGGACGTGATTGCTGAGTACCAGTCCTACGTGTCGTCGTTTGTTCACATCCGTGACCGGGACATCCGGGAGTACGTGGACCGACACCTTAATGACGGAGCGTTCTGGCCGGACCCCTTGGTGCAGCTCAACCCGAACTTCCTGCCGGGTGGGAGTGTGGCGGCCCTGGTGCACGAAGGACTGCTGGATGAGCGGTGCGCCGCCGTGTTCGCAGCGGAACGTGGGGCGCAGCGAGCGCCGCTGAACCTGCACCGTCACCAGCGGGAAGCCGTGGAACTGGCCGCGCAGGGCAAGTCATTCGTGGTGACGACCGGAACGGGCTCCGGGAAGTCCCTGACGTACATGATCCCGATTGTGGACCGCGTGCTGCGCCAGGGTAGTGGGCGCGGCATTCAGGCCATCGTGGTGTATCCCATGAATGCGCTGGCCAACAGTCAACGCGAGGAATTGCTGAAGTTCCTGGGCCAGGACGGCCCAGTGACGTTCGCACGGTACACCGGGCAGGAGTCGCGCGAGGAAAAGGACGCAATCATTGCAAATCCGCCGGACATCCTGCTGACGAACTACATGATGCTGGAGCTGATTCTCACGCGTCAGGATGAAGTGGCATTGCTCGACAGTGCGCGCGACCTTGGCTTTCTTGTGTTCGATGAGCTGCACACCTACCGCGGGCGGCAGGGCGCGGATGTGGCCCTGCTGATTCGTCGGCTACGTGAGCGGCTGGGCGCGGAGGACGCCGTGTGCGTGGGCACCAGCGCGACCATGTCCTCAAGCCCATCGTACGAAGAACGTCAGGGCGCCGTGGCGCTCGTGGCGTCGAAGATCTTCGGGGTGCCGATCGGACCCGCGCAGGTCATCGGCGAGACCCTGGAGCAGGTCAGCCACGGTCTGGGGGACGCTGACGCTCTGACCCGTGCCGTGGGTGCGGCTGTGCCAGGTGACTTTGAGGCGTTTGTGTCAGATCCCCTGGTCACATGGTTAGAGGAGCAGATCGGGCTGGCGGTGGGGTCTTCCGGACGCCTGGAGCGCCGCGTGCCGCAGGCGGTGGCGGGAGACGAGGGTCTGGCCGCGCGGCTGGCCGCACTGACGGGCATGGCACCTGCAGCGTGCCAGGACGCCATTCAGCGCCGCCTGATGCAGGGGTTCCGGCTGCGGCATCCGGAGACCGGGAGGCCCATCTTTGCCTTCCGCCTGCATCAGTTCATCAGCAAGGCCAGCACGGTGTACGCCCCGCTCAGTGAGCCACCTGCGCGCCTGGAGCACCTGACGCTGCGCGGGCAGGTGTACGCTCCGGGCACGGACCGGCAGTTGCGGCTTTATCCGCTGGAGTTCTGCCGTAACTGCGGGCAGGAGTATTACAGCGTGCGCCGCGTCATGACCCGTGCAAGTGGCGAGACGTTCGTTGCGCGGGGCGGGGCAGTCAGGGAGGAAAGCACTCCCGAGGATGGCTACCTGTTCATCGGTTCACCGCCTTGGCCACAGGACGAGGAAGACGCACTGTCCCGCCTGCCGGAAGGGTGGCTTGAGGAGAAGAACGGCACGTGGCGTGTCAAGACCAGCCGCAAGAAAGACTTGCCGCAGCGTGTGCGGGTGAACGGTGACGGGGAAATTCTGCGCGACGGCGGAGGGCTCGCGGCGGCCTTCGTGCCGGCGAACTTCAGATTCTGCCTGTGCTGCAACGTGAGTTATATAGGGCGCACCGGCACACTCACCAAGCTCGCGACCCTCTCGAGTGAAGGGCGATCCACAGCCACAACGCTGTTGAGCATGGCCGCCGTGCAGGGCCTGCGCAAGAGTGACCTGGCGCCGACCGCCCGGAAGGTGCTGTCGTTCACTGACAACCGGCAGGATGCCTCGCTGCAGGCCGGACATTTCAACGATTTTGTGTTCGTGTCGTCCCTGCGGGCCGGTCTGGCGCGTGCATTGCAGGCCGGGCCGCTGGAGCAGGACACCCTGGCACGGCGGGTGTTTGAGGCCATGAACCTGGAGCTGGCAAGTTTTGCCGCGGACCCCACCGTGAAGTACGGGCAGCGTGACCGCACGCTGAAGGTGGCACAGGACCTGATCGGGTACGCCATATACACCGATCTGGCCGAGGGTAAACGCCTTACCCTGCCGAACCTTGAGGGGGTGGATCTCGTGCGTTTCGAGTACCCGTACCTGGACGAGGTCTGTGGTGATCAGGAGCTGTGGGAGCGTGCACACCCAGCGCTTTCGGTGGTGCGTCATGGAGTCGTCGAAGCGCGCCGGCGGGCGGCACGTGCGCTACTGGACTGGATGCGGCGCAATCTGGCAATTAAAGTGCCTTACCTGGACCGGGATTACCTGAGCGCATCACTGCTGAACATGGGCCTGATCAGGGAGGACAGCGCGCTCTACATCCCGCCGGATGAAGCGCAGCGCCTGGACACCGCGCCCGTGGTGAGCCTGGGAACGGGGAAAAAGGGGCGCCGGGAGTTCGAAGTCCTGCACCTGAGCGCGCTGGGGTCAGTGGGTAAGTACCTGATGCGTCCGGAGACACTGCAGTGGTCTCAGCACGTCACCCGTGTGGACGCCGAGGCGATTCTTGCTGACCTTCTCGTGGCCCTGTCGGAGTTCATCGAACAGGTGGGTGAGAACGCCTACCAGCTCAAGGGCACGGCCCTGCGGTGGCTGCCAGGAGAGGGGGCTCAGGCCTACGTGGATGAGCTGCGCGTGGTGCGTCCGGTAGGCAGTGACCCGCCCCGCGTGAACCGCTTCTTCCTGAACCTATACCGGCAGCCGCCCGAACACTTCGCGGATCTGCGTGGCGCGGAGCACACCGCACAGATTCGCGCGGAAGAGCGCGAGAAGCGCGAGGAACTGTTCCGCGCAGGTCTGCTGCCGGCGCTGTTCTGCTCCCCCACCATGGAGCTCGGGGTGGACATCAGCGACCTGAATGTCGTGCATCTGCGCAATGTGCCGCCCACGCCGGCTAACTACGCACAGCGTTCGGGCCGCGCAGGCCGCAGCGGGCAGCCGGCCTTGGTGATGACATACGCCACGACCGGCAACAATCATGACCAGTACTTTTTCCGCCGCCCGCAACTCATGGTGGGCGGAAACGTCACAACGCCCCGTCTGGAGCTCGGCAACGAGGCGCTAGTGCGTTCGCACGTGCACGCGATCTGGCTGGCGGAAACGAACACGAAGCTGCCTGGGTCGCTCGCCGAAATCCTGAACGTGGCGGGAGAAGCGCCCAGCCTGCGGGTGATTGGGGACCTCTGGGGCGCATTCTGTGACGAGCGCGTGCAGGTCCGGGCGCTTGCACGAGCGCGCACGTTGATGGAAAGCCTCGGCGGGGACGTGCTGGACACCACTTGGTACAGCCCCGAGTGGCTGGCATACACGGTAGGGCACGCGGCGCGGGAATTTGACCGGGCGTGTGACCGCTGGCGGGACCTGTACCGCAGCGCCCTGTCACAGCTCAACCTGAACAACGCCGTGCTGGCAGACGCGAGCAAACGACACCTGCAGGAGCAGGCCCGGCGCCTACACAGTGAAGCGAACACGCAACTGGGCCTGCTGCGGAACCCGGAAGGCCAGCAGTCGGATTTCTACACCTACCGGTACCTTGCCTCTGAAGGCTTCCTGCCGGGCTACAACTTCGCCCGGCTGCCGCTCTCAGCGTTCATTCCAGGGCGGCGCATCGGGAAGAACACGCAGGACAGCTACCTCTCTCGGCCGCGCTTCCTGGCGCTCAGCGAGTTCGGGCCGAATGCCATCGTCTACCACAACGGCACGAAGTACGAAGCGCATAAGGTGATCGTCCCAGCCCGCGGGGAGACCAGCGAGCTGCCAGTGGTGAGTGCGCAGCGCTGCGAGGCGTGCGGCTACCTGCATCAGGGCTCGCAGGGGGAGGCGCGTGACGTGTGTGAGAGCTGCGAGGCGCGCCTTGCGCCGGCACACCCGAACCTGTTCCGCATGACCTCGGTGGCCACACGGCGCCGCGAGCGGATTGGCAGTGACGAGGAGGAACGTCAGCGGGTAGGCTTCGAGGTCAAAAGCGGTCTGCGCTTTGCGTCCCGTGGGGGCGTCGCGGCGCGGTTGCCGGCCGAAGCCCGCAGTAGAGACGAGACGCCAGTCCTGCGACTCACCTACGGAGACGGCGCCACGCTGTGGCGCATCAACTACGGGTGGCGTAACCGCAGCAACCCGCACGAGCTGGGCTTCCTGTTCGACCCCGAGACCTCACAGTGGCTATCCGCCACCACCCTGCAGCAGAAGCAGACGGCGGCCGCGGGACGCGAGATCACGGTGCAGCGCGTCATCCCCTACGTGGAGGACACCCGCAACGTGCTGCTCGTGGAACCTCAGGTGCCCGGCGATGCCGCTACGTTGATCACCCTCACCAGCGCCCTGAAGAATGCCATCCAGCTCACCTACCAGCTTGAAGACAGCGAGCTGGCAGCAGAGGTGCTGCCCGACGCGAAGGACCCCCGGCAGATTCTGTTCTACGAGGCGTCCGAGGGTGGGGCGGGGGTGCTACAGGACCTTGTGCTCCGCGAGGGCGCGCTCGGGCAGGTGGCCCGCCGGGCGCTGGAGCAGCTGCATTTTGACCCCGACACTGGCAAGGACCTTCACCGCGCTCCGCATGCCCGCGAGGATTGCGTCGCGGCCTGTTATGACTGCCTGATGACCTACAGCAACCAGACCTGGCATGAGCAACTCGACCGCTTCCAGGTGCGTGACGCGCTGCTGGCGCTTACCACGAGTCGGGTGAAGCTGCCGCAGGAGGCGCAGGGCGGACACCTGGATACCCTGCGCGCCGCATGCGGGAGCTCGCTGGAGCGGGAGTGGCTTGACTTCCTGGTTGAGAGCGGGCTGCGCCTGCCTTCACACGCGCAGCAGCTCGTCCCGGATCATTTCGCCCGGCCAGACTTCACGTATGCGGAGCAGACGGCGGTGGTGTTCATTGACGGTCCGGTGCACGCTCAGGCCCATGTGCGCGAGCGCGACGCCCGTATTCGCGATGACCTGGACCTCGCAGGCTATACCGTAGTCACATTCACACACGACACGGCGACCTGGCCTGAGCTGGCGCGCCGGTACGCATTCATTTTCGGGGAAGGGTAA
- a CDS encoding helix-turn-helix domain-containing protein, with the protein MTQHTAIPGFTLRSEPHSLMEATLHADRLTRRPEEVGVLLGIGRNGVYELIRKGELRSIRVGRKIIIPLAAINEFLNRPS; encoded by the coding sequence ATGACGCAACACACCGCAATCCCCGGATTCACCCTGCGAAGCGAACCGCACTCCTTGATGGAAGCCACCCTGCACGCGGATCGCCTCACCCGCCGGCCCGAAGAAGTCGGGGTGCTGCTGGGCATCGGGCGCAACGGCGTGTACGAGCTCATCCGCAAGGGCGAACTGCGCAGCATCCGCGTCGGTCGGAAAATCATCATCCCTCTGGCTGCCATCAACGAGTTCCTGAACCGCCCCAGTTGA
- the queF gene encoding preQ(1) synthase, translated as MTTTPPCQPGFDRRYDVQGLDAIDVAVLDTFPYVREDDAARYPGEPMDIEIITDEFSPVCPWSGLPDFGRLEIRYQPREKCVELKSLKYYLTSYRFVGIYHEHATRRLLADLTRLLDPLSMTIRCDYGMRGGLNTVCTVRYVAPERSEDALDAQD; from the coding sequence ATGACGACCACCCCCCCGTGCCAGCCGGGCTTTGACCGGCGCTATGACGTCCAGGGCCTCGACGCCATCGACGTGGCCGTGCTCGATACCTTTCCCTATGTCCGCGAGGATGACGCGGCCCGCTACCCTGGCGAGCCGATGGACATCGAGATCATCACCGACGAGTTCAGCCCGGTGTGCCCCTGGAGTGGCCTGCCGGACTTCGGCCGGCTGGAGATCCGCTACCAGCCGCGCGAGAAGTGCGTGGAACTCAAGAGCCTGAAGTACTACCTGACCAGCTACCGCTTTGTGGGCATCTACCACGAGCACGCCACCCGGCGGCTGCTCGCGGACCTGACCCGGCTGCTAGATCCGCTGAGCATGACCATCCGCTGTGATTACGGCATGCGTGGTGGCCTCAATACCGTCTGCACCGTCCGCTACGTCGCGCCGGAAAGGAGTGAGGATGCCCTGGACGCTCAGGACTGA
- a CDS encoding 6-pyruvoyl trahydropterin synthase family protein, whose product MPWTLRTEFTFDSAHVITGYDGPCGRLHGHTYRVRMELTSGRLRPSAHVRRNIMVADFRTLKWAKKDVMAGGLDHTYLNDLPELGDDTTAEVIAAYIHRKTMERIRADLEPGDDGADLKLRVTLWETPDSSCEYWE is encoded by the coding sequence ATGCCCTGGACGCTCAGGACTGAGTTCACCTTCGACTCCGCCCATGTGATCACCGGCTATGACGGCCCCTGCGGGCGGCTGCATGGGCATACGTACCGGGTGCGCATGGAGCTGACCTCCGGGCGCCTGCGGCCCAGTGCTCATGTCCGGCGCAACATCATGGTGGCCGATTTCCGGACCCTGAAGTGGGCCAAGAAAGATGTCATGGCAGGCGGGCTGGACCACACGTACCTGAACGACCTGCCGGAACTGGGGGACGACACGACAGCGGAGGTCATCGCCGCGTACATCCACCGTAAGACCATGGAACGCATCCGCGCCGACCTGGAGCCCGGTGATGACGGAGCAGACCTGAAACTCAGGGTCACGCTGTGGGAAACGCCGGATTCCTCGTGCGAGTACTGGGAATGA
- a CDS encoding 7-carboxy-7-deazaguanine synthase QueE produces MKYPVFERFYTWQGEGVHLGRAAYFVRLYGCPQECPWCDSAGTWHRDYRPAGVQLMTPEAIAECVARESPDGAVVVVTGGEPILFDLAPLVDALHGLGRRVHLETSGIAPLRGAIDWVTLSPKPFGTPPLRSVVEQAHEVKIIVHDVSDIQDGLATLNGLKDDAVIWLHPEWSRARERDVVVLNAITEAVKANPRLRAGYQMHKLYRADDLDANSDKRLIPLGGNPQLGY; encoded by the coding sequence ATGAAATACCCCGTCTTCGAACGCTTCTATACCTGGCAGGGCGAGGGCGTTCACCTGGGCCGGGCGGCCTATTTCGTGCGGTTGTACGGCTGCCCGCAGGAGTGCCCCTGGTGCGACAGCGCCGGAACGTGGCACAGGGATTACCGCCCGGCGGGCGTGCAGCTGATGACGCCGGAGGCCATCGCCGAGTGTGTGGCCCGGGAGAGCCCGGATGGAGCGGTGGTGGTCGTGACCGGTGGAGAACCCATCCTCTTTGATCTGGCGCCACTGGTCGACGCGCTGCATGGCCTGGGCCGGCGCGTTCACCTGGAGACCAGCGGCATCGCGCCGCTCAGGGGAGCGATCGACTGGGTAACGCTGTCGCCCAAACCCTTTGGAACTCCGCCCCTGCGCTCGGTGGTTGAGCAGGCCCATGAGGTCAAGATCATTGTTCATGACGTCAGTGACATCCAGGACGGACTGGCGACGCTGAACGGCCTGAAGGACGACGCCGTGATCTGGCTGCACCCGGAATGGAGCCGCGCCCGCGAGCGTGACGTGGTGGTTCTCAACGCCATCACCGAGGCTGTGAAGGCCAACCCCCGCCTGCGGGCCGGCTACCAGATGCATAAGCTGTACCGGGCCGATGACCTGGACGCGAACAGCGACAAACGCCTCATTCCGTTGGGCGGCAATCCACAGCTGGGGTACTGA
- the queC gene encoding 7-cyano-7-deazaguanine synthase QueC produces MTTQQKRAVVLLSGGLDSSTVLGIATQQDGYTCAALSFRYGQRHTIELDRAALVARHFGAEHRIIDINIGSFGGSALTDETITVPTGGTDEGVIPPTYVPGRNTVFIAVGLSLAEAIGAERLYLGINAVDYSGYPDCRPEYLEAYQRLADLATKAGLEGRGAKLEAPLLHMTKVDIVNAALDLGVPVEVTWSCYQGGTEPCGVCDSCRIRDRALVEAGHPELASPRARQVSG; encoded by the coding sequence ATGACAACACAGCAAAAACGTGCCGTGGTGCTGCTTTCCGGCGGGCTCGATTCCAGCACGGTGCTGGGCATCGCCACGCAGCAGGACGGCTATACCTGCGCCGCACTGTCCTTCCGTTACGGCCAGCGGCACACCATCGAACTCGACCGGGCCGCTCTGGTCGCCCGGCATTTCGGTGCCGAGCACCGCATCATCGATATCAACATCGGCAGCTTCGGTGGCAGTGCGCTGACCGACGAGACCATCACGGTCCCGACCGGGGGCACCGATGAAGGCGTTATTCCGCCAACCTATGTGCCGGGCCGCAACACCGTGTTCATCGCGGTCGGCCTCAGCCTGGCCGAGGCGATCGGGGCCGAACGCCTCTACCTGGGCATCAATGCGGTGGACTACAGCGGTTACCCGGACTGCCGCCCCGAGTATCTGGAGGCCTATCAGCGTCTGGCGGACCTGGCGACAAAGGCCGGGCTGGAGGGGCGCGGAGCGAAACTGGAAGCGCCGCTGCTGCACATGACCAAGGTGGATATCGTAAACGCCGCGCTGGACCTGGGTGTGCCGGTCGAGGTCACCTGGAGCTGTTACCAGGGCGGCACGGAGCCCTGCGGTGTGTGCGACTCCTGCCGCATCCGCGACCGGGCCCTGGTCGAGGCCGGGCATCCGGAGCTGGCCAGCCCACGCGCCCGCCAGGTTTCCGGCTGA